Below is a window of uncultured Cohaesibacter sp. DNA.
GTTCTGCGCGAACATCAACAGGAACCTGATAAGTCGCACCACCAACACGGCGGGAGCGAACTTCAACAGATGGCATTACATTCTCCAGAGCAGTGTGGAACACTTCTACCGGGTCCTGCTTCAATTTTCCTTCAACAGCATCAAGCGCACCGTAAACGATGCTTTCAGAGACGGACTTTTTGCCGTCCAGCATGATGCTGTTCATGAATTTAGAAATGACGATATCACCGAACTTTGGATCCGGGTTGATAACGCGTTTTTCTGCACTATGGCGACGTGACATGTGACCAGAACTCCAATAAGCGGCTTATTTCGGCCGCTTCGCACCATATTTAGAACGGCGCTG
It encodes the following:
- the rpsG gene encoding 30S ribosomal protein S7 is translated as MSRRHSAEKRVINPDPKFGDIVISKFMNSIMLDGKKSVSESIVYGALDAVEGKLKQDPVEVFHTALENVMPSVEVRSRRVGGATYQVPVDVRAERKQALAIRWIIAAARNRNERTMVDRLSGELLDAFNNRGSAVKKREDTHRMAEANRAFSHYRW